Proteins encoded within one genomic window of Thunnus albacares chromosome 13, fThuAlb1.1, whole genome shotgun sequence:
- the LOC122996239 gene encoding RNA-binding protein 4-like isoform X3, with amino-acid sequence MSGENVKLFVGNLPLDATHEELNKLFAPYGEINTCSLLRQYAFVTLKGEGAADRAIRHLDGKEYRGRPLVVEESRARPPNSTKVFVGNLSATCSADDLHGLFSTFGRVLDCDKVKARLCSNVGYAFVHMERKEEAMVAIEALNGTMFKGRQLAVELSKAQPLINQIVSGGNAGGGVTAGGREGLLPRPPPSLEHHQSQAAVLAAAAAAAAGLPIQVQQSVHNSFYNTTSFDPTYAALKGITSAKGADGVIYGALASQVYGAVADQVYQDMTNHNSGPNASAAVEVEPPSGPDPTTLFEAARAKFFQEGQKVLAEQQAGRKAASSDNERDRSPIRGNRAPLLPDPVPGSFAQIRPKRRALLPTPPGGPEEPAAATTTTTEGSDPVARSYTEYYQQMHQYQQYQQYQQQYQYLQYAYTNPPPPPPPPPPPPATTQAQASTTAPAPPGTYAAPPTYAASGAYAPPGTYDASGSYDASSESYDASSGSYNASSGNYDASSGYDASGGYGASGAYDSSGAYAAAGNYSTSTP; translated from the exons ATGAGCGGTGAGAACGTGAAGTTGTTTGTTGGGAACCTTCCTTTAGATGCAACTCACGAAGAGCTAAACAAGCTCTTTGCGCCATATGGGGAGATCAACACTTGCTCCTTGCTCAGACAGTATGCCTTCGTTACCCTGAAGGGAGAGGGGGCAGCAGACAG GGCCATACGGCATCTTGATGGCAAAGAGTACAGAGGCAGGCCCCTTGTGGTTGAGGAGTCACGTGCACGCCCACCCAACTCCACTAAAGTGTTTGTGGGGAACCTCAGTGCAACATGTTCAGCAGATGACTTGCATGGGCTGTTCTCAACCTTCGGAAGAGTTTTAGACTGTGATAAAGTCAAAG CCAGATTATGTTCAAATGTTGGCTATGCATTTGTGCAtatggagaggaaggaggaagccATGGTAGCTATTGAGGCACTCAATGGGACCATGTTCAAGGGCCGTCAGCTGGCCGTAGAGCTCTCCAAGGCCCAACCCTTGATCAACCAGATTGTATCAGGCGGAAATGCAGGCGGTGGTGTAACAGCAG GTGGCAGAGAGGGTCTTCTTCCCCGACCACCTCCCTCACTAGAGCATCACCAGAGTCAAGCAGCTGTGctagcagcagctgcagcagctgccgCTGGACTACCGATACAA GTTCAACAAAGTGTCCATAACTCATTCTACAACACCACATCCTTTGACCCCACATATGCTGCCCTGAAGGGCATTACAAGCGCTAAAGGCGCCGATGGGGTGATATACGGTGCTCTTGCCAGCCAGGTGTATGGAGCCGTTGCTGACCAAGTGTACCAAGATATGACCAATCACAATTCTGGGCCAAATGCCTCCGCTGCTGTAGAAGTGGAGCCTCCCAGTGGGCCAGATCCAACAACGCTTTTTGAGGCAGCAAGAGCCAAGTTCTTTCAGGAGGGACAGAAG GTTCTGGCAGAGCAGCAGGCGGGGAGAAAGGCAGCATCCTCAGATAACGAGCGAGACCGCAGCCCAATCAGAGGAAACAGAGCCCCTCTTCTCCCGGACCCTGTTCCTGGTTCCTTTGCTCAGATACGACCCAAACGCCGAGCCCTGCTGCCGACACCACCTGGAGGACCTGAAGAACCTGCAGCTGCCACCACCACAACTACAGAAGGGTCAGATCCTGTTGCTAG GTCTTACACAGAATACTACCAGCAAATGCATCAATACCAACAGTATCAACAGTACCAGCAACAGTACCAATACCTCCAGTATGCCTACAccaaccctcctcctcctcctccacctcctccgcCACCACCGGCCACCACCCAGGCACAGGCCTCCACCACAGCCCCCGCACCCCCAGGGACATACGCGGCACCCCCAACGTATGCCGCATCGGGAGCGTACGCACCGCCAGGAACATATGACGCTTCGGGAAGTTACGACGCCTCATCGGAGAGCTACGACGCCTCATCAGGGAGCTACAACGCTTCATCTGGAAACTACGATGCCTCGTCGGGTTATGACGCTTCAGGAGGCTACGGGGCATCGGGAGCATATGATTCATCCGGAGCTTACGCAGCAGCGGGAAACTACTCCACATCCACACC CTAG
- the LOC122996239 gene encoding RNA-binding protein 4-like isoform X1, which translates to MSGENVKLFVGNLPLDATHEELNKLFAPYGEINTCSLLRQYAFVTLKGEGAADRAIRHLDGKEYRGRPLVVEESRARPPNSTKVFVGNLSATCSADDLHGLFSTFGRVLDCDKVKARLCSNVGYAFVHMERKEEAMVAIEALNGTMFKGRQLAVELSKAQPLINQIVSGGNAGGGVTAGGREGLLPRPPPSLEHHQSQAAVLAAAAAAAAGLPIQVQQSVHNSFYNTTSFDPTYAALKGITSAKGADGVIYGALASQVYGAVADQVYQDMTNHNSGPNASAAVEVEPPSGPDPTTLFEAARAKFFQEGQKVLAEQQAGRKAASSDNERDRSPIRGNRAPLLPDPVPGSFAQIRPKRRALLPTPPGGPEEPAAATTTTTEGSDPVARSYTEYYQQMHQYQQYQQYQQQYQYLQYAYTNPPPPPPPPPPPPATTQAQASTTAPAPPGTYAAPPTYAASGAYAPPGTYDASGSYDASSESYDASSGSYNASSGNYDASSGYDASGGYGASGAYDSSGAYAAAGNYSTSTPYEQTPAHGQPMPQRHDYPYHTPEPPYR; encoded by the exons ATGAGCGGTGAGAACGTGAAGTTGTTTGTTGGGAACCTTCCTTTAGATGCAACTCACGAAGAGCTAAACAAGCTCTTTGCGCCATATGGGGAGATCAACACTTGCTCCTTGCTCAGACAGTATGCCTTCGTTACCCTGAAGGGAGAGGGGGCAGCAGACAG GGCCATACGGCATCTTGATGGCAAAGAGTACAGAGGCAGGCCCCTTGTGGTTGAGGAGTCACGTGCACGCCCACCCAACTCCACTAAAGTGTTTGTGGGGAACCTCAGTGCAACATGTTCAGCAGATGACTTGCATGGGCTGTTCTCAACCTTCGGAAGAGTTTTAGACTGTGATAAAGTCAAAG CCAGATTATGTTCAAATGTTGGCTATGCATTTGTGCAtatggagaggaaggaggaagccATGGTAGCTATTGAGGCACTCAATGGGACCATGTTCAAGGGCCGTCAGCTGGCCGTAGAGCTCTCCAAGGCCCAACCCTTGATCAACCAGATTGTATCAGGCGGAAATGCAGGCGGTGGTGTAACAGCAG GTGGCAGAGAGGGTCTTCTTCCCCGACCACCTCCCTCACTAGAGCATCACCAGAGTCAAGCAGCTGTGctagcagcagctgcagcagctgccgCTGGACTACCGATACAA GTTCAACAAAGTGTCCATAACTCATTCTACAACACCACATCCTTTGACCCCACATATGCTGCCCTGAAGGGCATTACAAGCGCTAAAGGCGCCGATGGGGTGATATACGGTGCTCTTGCCAGCCAGGTGTATGGAGCCGTTGCTGACCAAGTGTACCAAGATATGACCAATCACAATTCTGGGCCAAATGCCTCCGCTGCTGTAGAAGTGGAGCCTCCCAGTGGGCCAGATCCAACAACGCTTTTTGAGGCAGCAAGAGCCAAGTTCTTTCAGGAGGGACAGAAG GTTCTGGCAGAGCAGCAGGCGGGGAGAAAGGCAGCATCCTCAGATAACGAGCGAGACCGCAGCCCAATCAGAGGAAACAGAGCCCCTCTTCTCCCGGACCCTGTTCCTGGTTCCTTTGCTCAGATACGACCCAAACGCCGAGCCCTGCTGCCGACACCACCTGGAGGACCTGAAGAACCTGCAGCTGCCACCACCACAACTACAGAAGGGTCAGATCCTGTTGCTAG GTCTTACACAGAATACTACCAGCAAATGCATCAATACCAACAGTATCAACAGTACCAGCAACAGTACCAATACCTCCAGTATGCCTACAccaaccctcctcctcctcctccacctcctccgcCACCACCGGCCACCACCCAGGCACAGGCCTCCACCACAGCCCCCGCACCCCCAGGGACATACGCGGCACCCCCAACGTATGCCGCATCGGGAGCGTACGCACCGCCAGGAACATATGACGCTTCGGGAAGTTACGACGCCTCATCGGAGAGCTACGACGCCTCATCAGGGAGCTACAACGCTTCATCTGGAAACTACGATGCCTCGTCGGGTTATGACGCTTCAGGAGGCTACGGGGCATCGGGAGCATATGATTCATCCGGAGCTTACGCAGCAGCGGGAAACTACTCCACATCCACACCGTATGAGCAGACACCCGCACACGGGCAACCCATGCCCCAGCGCCATGATTACCCTTACCACACGCCAGAACCCCCTTATCGATAG
- the LOC122996239 gene encoding RNA-binding protein 4-like isoform X2: protein MSGENVKLFVGNLPLDATHEELNKLFAPYGEINTCSLLRQYAFVTLKGEGAADRAIRHLDGKEYRGRPLVVEESRARPPNSTKVFVGNLSATCSADDLHGLFSTFGRVLDCDKVKARLCSNVGYAFVHMERKEEAMVAIEALNGTMFKGRQLAVELSKAQPLINQIVSGGNAGGGVTAGGREGLLPRPPPSLEHHQSQAAVLAAAAAAAAGLPIQVQQSVHNSFYNTTSFDPTYAALKGITSAKGADGVIYGALASQVYGAVADQVYQDMTNHNSGPNASAAVEVEPPSGPDPTTLFEAARAKFFQEGQKVLAEQQAGRKAASSDNERDRSPIRGNRAPLLPDPVPGSFAQIRPKRRALLPTPPGGPEEPAAATTTTTEGSYTEYYQQMHQYQQYQQYQQQYQYLQYAYTNPPPPPPPPPPPPATTQAQASTTAPAPPGTYAAPPTYAASGAYAPPGTYDASGSYDASSESYDASSGSYNASSGNYDASSGYDASGGYGASGAYDSSGAYAAAGNYSTSTPYEQTPAHGQPMPQRHDYPYHTPEPPYR, encoded by the exons ATGAGCGGTGAGAACGTGAAGTTGTTTGTTGGGAACCTTCCTTTAGATGCAACTCACGAAGAGCTAAACAAGCTCTTTGCGCCATATGGGGAGATCAACACTTGCTCCTTGCTCAGACAGTATGCCTTCGTTACCCTGAAGGGAGAGGGGGCAGCAGACAG GGCCATACGGCATCTTGATGGCAAAGAGTACAGAGGCAGGCCCCTTGTGGTTGAGGAGTCACGTGCACGCCCACCCAACTCCACTAAAGTGTTTGTGGGGAACCTCAGTGCAACATGTTCAGCAGATGACTTGCATGGGCTGTTCTCAACCTTCGGAAGAGTTTTAGACTGTGATAAAGTCAAAG CCAGATTATGTTCAAATGTTGGCTATGCATTTGTGCAtatggagaggaaggaggaagccATGGTAGCTATTGAGGCACTCAATGGGACCATGTTCAAGGGCCGTCAGCTGGCCGTAGAGCTCTCCAAGGCCCAACCCTTGATCAACCAGATTGTATCAGGCGGAAATGCAGGCGGTGGTGTAACAGCAG GTGGCAGAGAGGGTCTTCTTCCCCGACCACCTCCCTCACTAGAGCATCACCAGAGTCAAGCAGCTGTGctagcagcagctgcagcagctgccgCTGGACTACCGATACAA GTTCAACAAAGTGTCCATAACTCATTCTACAACACCACATCCTTTGACCCCACATATGCTGCCCTGAAGGGCATTACAAGCGCTAAAGGCGCCGATGGGGTGATATACGGTGCTCTTGCCAGCCAGGTGTATGGAGCCGTTGCTGACCAAGTGTACCAAGATATGACCAATCACAATTCTGGGCCAAATGCCTCCGCTGCTGTAGAAGTGGAGCCTCCCAGTGGGCCAGATCCAACAACGCTTTTTGAGGCAGCAAGAGCCAAGTTCTTTCAGGAGGGACAGAAG GTTCTGGCAGAGCAGCAGGCGGGGAGAAAGGCAGCATCCTCAGATAACGAGCGAGACCGCAGCCCAATCAGAGGAAACAGAGCCCCTCTTCTCCCGGACCCTGTTCCTGGTTCCTTTGCTCAGATACGACCCAAACGCCGAGCCCTGCTGCCGACACCACCTGGAGGACCTGAAGAACCTGCAGCTGCCACCACCACAACTACAGAAGG GTCTTACACAGAATACTACCAGCAAATGCATCAATACCAACAGTATCAACAGTACCAGCAACAGTACCAATACCTCCAGTATGCCTACAccaaccctcctcctcctcctccacctcctccgcCACCACCGGCCACCACCCAGGCACAGGCCTCCACCACAGCCCCCGCACCCCCAGGGACATACGCGGCACCCCCAACGTATGCCGCATCGGGAGCGTACGCACCGCCAGGAACATATGACGCTTCGGGAAGTTACGACGCCTCATCGGAGAGCTACGACGCCTCATCAGGGAGCTACAACGCTTCATCTGGAAACTACGATGCCTCGTCGGGTTATGACGCTTCAGGAGGCTACGGGGCATCGGGAGCATATGATTCATCCGGAGCTTACGCAGCAGCGGGAAACTACTCCACATCCACACCGTATGAGCAGACACCCGCACACGGGCAACCCATGCCCCAGCGCCATGATTACCCTTACCACACGCCAGAACCCCCTTATCGATAG